In Candidatus Cohnella colombiensis, one DNA window encodes the following:
- the dnaK gene encoding molecular chaperone DnaK, translated as MSKVIGIDLGTTNSCVAVMEGGEAVVIANAEGNRTTPSVVGFKKDGERVVGETAKRQAITNPDRTISSIKRHMGSNHKETIDDKAYSAPEISAIILQKLKSDAEAYLGQPVKQAVITVPAYFNDSQRQATKDAGEIAGLEVLRIVNEPTAAALAYGLEKQEDHTILVFDLGGGTFDVSILELGDGFFEVKATSGDNHLGGDDFDQVVVEWLSSEFKKEQGVDLLKDKSAVQRLKDAAEKAKKELSGVLTTTISLPFITVVDGVPQHLEISLSRAKFDELTAALVERTIGPTRQALADSGLSAAELDKIVLVGGSSRIPAVQEAIKKLTGKEPHKGVNPDEVVALGAAVQAGVLTGEVKDVVLLDVTPLSLGIETAGGVLTKMIDRNTTIPTSKSQVYSTYADMQTQVEIHVLQGERAMAKDNKTLGRFVLNDIPAAPRGVPQIEVTFDIDANGIVNVSALDKGTGKSQKITITSSGGLSKEEIDRMQKEAELHADEDKARRELVEAKNNGDQLIYSVEKTIKDLGDKVDAGEIDKANAAKEKLVEALKGENLEEIKAATEELSEVVQQLSVKLYEQASQQGQDADAGSNAGTAPRSDNVVDADYEVVDEEKKD; from the coding sequence ATGAGCAAAGTAATTGGAATTGACTTAGGTACAACGAACTCTTGCGTAGCGGTAATGGAAGGCGGAGAAGCTGTCGTTATCGCGAATGCGGAGGGCAATCGTACAACGCCATCCGTAGTAGGTTTTAAGAAGGATGGAGAACGGGTTGTAGGCGAGACAGCTAAGCGTCAAGCGATCACAAATCCAGATCGTACAATTAGCTCGATTAAGCGTCACATGGGATCAAACCATAAAGAAACGATTGATGATAAGGCTTATTCAGCTCCGGAAATTTCTGCAATTATTTTGCAGAAGCTTAAGTCCGATGCAGAAGCTTATTTAGGGCAACCTGTTAAGCAAGCCGTTATTACGGTTCCTGCATACTTTAATGATAGCCAACGTCAAGCAACTAAAGATGCAGGTGAAATCGCCGGTCTTGAAGTGTTGCGTATTGTGAATGAGCCAACTGCAGCTGCGCTTGCATATGGTTTAGAGAAGCAAGAGGATCACACGATTCTTGTATTCGACCTAGGTGGCGGTACGTTCGACGTAAGTATTCTTGAGCTTGGCGATGGCTTCTTCGAAGTTAAAGCGACAAGTGGGGATAATCACCTTGGCGGTGACGACTTTGACCAAGTTGTAGTTGAATGGCTTTCTAGTGAATTCAAGAAAGAACAAGGTGTTGATTTACTGAAGGACAAATCTGCAGTACAACGACTGAAGGATGCAGCCGAAAAAGCGAAGAAGGAACTTTCCGGAGTATTAACGACGACAATTTCGTTGCCGTTTATTACTGTAGTAGATGGCGTTCCTCAGCATCTTGAGATTTCGCTTAGCCGTGCCAAATTCGATGAATTGACTGCTGCTCTTGTTGAGCGTACGATTGGTCCTACTCGCCAAGCATTGGCAGATTCCGGGCTAAGTGCAGCGGAACTTGATAAAATCGTACTTGTCGGTGGATCTTCACGGATTCCTGCGGTGCAGGAAGCAATTAAGAAATTGACGGGCAAGGAACCACATAAAGGCGTTAACCCAGATGAAGTTGTTGCACTTGGTGCAGCAGTTCAAGCAGGCGTGTTAACAGGTGAAGTGAAGGACGTCGTATTGCTTGACGTTACACCACTCTCCCTAGGGATCGAAACGGCTGGTGGCGTCTTAACGAAGATGATCGATCGCAATACGACCATCCCAACGAGTAAATCGCAAGTGTATTCCACTTATGCAGATATGCAAACACAGGTCGAAATTCACGTTCTGCAAGGTGAGCGTGCAATGGCGAAAGACAATAAGACACTCGGACGCTTCGTTCTGAATGATATCCCTGCAGCTCCACGTGGTGTACCGCAAATCGAAGTTACATTCGATATCGATGCGAACGGTATCGTTAATGTATCCGCTCTAGATAAGGGTACAGGTAAGAGCCAAAAGATTACAATTACTTCTTCTGGTGGCTTAAGCAAAGAAGAAATCGATCGTATGCAGAAGGAAGCTGAGCTTCACGCTGACGAAGATAAAGCACGTCGCGAGCTTGTGGAAGCGAAAAACAACGGCGATCAATTGATCTACTCTGTTGAGAAGACGATCAAAGATCTTGGCGATAAAGTAGATGCAGGTGAAATCGATAAAGCTAATGCAGCAAAGGAAAAGCTGGTTGAAGCATTGAAAGGTGAAAACCTGGAAGAAATCAAAGCAGCGACTGAGGAACTGAGCGAAGTTGTACAACAGCTTTCTGTAAAGCTGTATGAGCAAGCTTCTCAACAAGGCCAAGATGCAGATGCAGGTTCGAATGCGGGTACAGCACCTCGCAGCGATAACGTCGTTGATGCAGATTATGAAGTTGTTGACGAAGAGAAGAAAGACTAA
- the grpE gene encoding nucleotide exchange factor GrpE, whose amino-acid sequence MSINDTKESGEMTNEVDTSVNIDQELTEDQESVMNEEQVAEAGVEGNTVIADLERLVEENQNRYLRAQADFDNFRRRSLKEKEELAAYASQKVISQLLSVLDNFQRALQTGSDNAEIASYLKGYEMIYRQLFQVLEAEGLKQMDAVGKPFDPELHQAIMQVDSEEHDEGIVVEVVQEGYVLKDKLLRAAMVKVSS is encoded by the coding sequence ATGAGCATCAATGACACGAAGGAGTCTGGAGAAATGACTAATGAGGTAGACACTTCGGTAAATATCGATCAGGAACTTACTGAAGATCAAGAGTCCGTAATGAATGAAGAACAAGTAGCTGAAGCAGGCGTTGAAGGCAACACTGTAATCGCAGATCTAGAGCGCCTCGTTGAAGAAAATCAAAATCGTTATCTACGCGCACAAGCTGACTTTGATAATTTCCGTCGTCGTTCTTTGAAGGAAAAGGAAGAATTAGCTGCGTACGCTTCACAAAAAGTGATTTCACAGCTGTTATCCGTGCTGGACAATTTCCAGAGAGCGCTACAAACGGGTTCTGATAACGCTGAAATTGCATCATACTTAAAGGGTTACGAAATGATTTATCGCCAGCTATTCCAAGTGCTTGAAGCCGAAGGCTTGAAACAAATGGATGCAGTTGGCAAACCTTTCGATCCTGAACTGCACCAAGCGATTATGCAAGTCGATAGTGAGGAGCATGATGAAGGGATCGTCGTTGAGGTCGTTCAAGAAGGCTATGTACTAAAAGATAAATTGCTCCGCGCAGCGATGGTTAAAGTAAGTAGTTAA